The genomic interval AACGCGGGCGGCGGAAAAAGACCAAACCCAGGAACTTGCTCGAACGGCTTGATGAGCACCGGCAGGAAGTCCTGGCGTTCATGTACGACTTCAACGTCCCCTTCGACAACAACCGGGCCGAACGGGACATCCGCATGATGAAGGTGCAACAAAAAATCTCCGGAATGTTCCGTAGCGAAGCCGGCGCTCACGCCTTCTGCCGCATTCGAAGCTACATCTCCACGGCCCGCAAGAACGCCTTGGGTGCAATGGACGCCATCGCCCGCGTATTCGCCGGCAACCCGTTCGTGCCGAGCCTCAACACCTCGTAGTCCCATCGGCTGCGCGGCACACCGCTCACCGATGATCCGCCGCGCACGTCACCCCCGCGCCCAACGCCCCGAGGAAATTCTCTTCATCCTATGAATCCTGGCGGGAAGCGACCTGAGCAGTTACGTAAATTCGATTCTTAATTTACTGGCAGATAGAGACGGGCTTACTGAGAGGCAGATTGAGGAAACGGTCAATCTGCGGAGGGGACAGATTGGGAAAGTGTTAAAATTTCTGTCAGTGGATAAGTCCGCAACCTTATGGACGATATCGGAAGCACCATGGGGACGCTCGACATTCTCGTCAACAACGCGGGAACCATCCGTCCAACTCCGTTTTGGGAAATCAGCCCGGAGCAGTTCGAGCAAACCATCCGCACGCATTTGTTCGGCACGTTCTATCACATGCAGGAGGCACTGAAGCGTTTCATGATGCCCAGGAAATTCGGCAAGATCATCAACCTCGCCGCACCGGCCGCTCTTCGCGGATCGTTTGGCGTTGCCGATTACGCCTCCGCCAAGGGGGGCATCATCGCACTCACCAGGAACGCCGCCAAGGAACTCGTTTCGTTCAATATCCAGGTGAACGCCGTTGTCCCGGTCGCCGAAACGCGCATGACAGTGGCGCTTTCCGGCTACTACGCCAAGCAGTTCGGCATGGAGGAGGGCCGAAGGTTGGAAGGGCTCCCCGGGACGGACAGGCTTGTCGGTACCTTTGTGTATTTTGCCGGCGCCGATTCGGATTACGTGACGGGTCAGGTGCTCGCGGCCGACGGCGGGATGCTCTGTTAGGAAGGGCGTCCTTCGCACTATGCCTTCAAGCGGCTCTCCTTTGAGAAAGCGCAGGATGTTCAGGGAGGCCTTCTGGACGGCTTCGACCAAGGAGCCGGGGACAAGCCCGGAGTTGCAAGGTGAATTATGACTACTCATCAACTCTTTCAGCCATTCCGGTTGAAGTCTCTTGAACTCAAGAACCGGATTGTCATGGCTCCCATGACGCGTTCGTTTTCTCCCGGCGGGGTGCCCGGTTCGGACGTGGCGGACTATTATGCCCGCCGCGCTGAAGGGGACGTCGGCCTGATCGTGTCAGAGGGCACTGTGGTCAACCGGCCCGCCTCTTCCAATGATCCCGACATACCCCATTTTTATGGCGGGAATCCGCTTCGTGGATGGAAGTCCGTGATCGACAAGGTGCGGGTAGCCGGGGGTGTCATGGCTCCGCAGCTTTGGCATATGGGTGTCGTGGCGCCCCATGATTCCGGCTGGATGCCGTCGGCTCCGTTTGAAGGTCCCTCGGGCTATGTTGCACCCGGAAAAACCGGCGGTGTCGCGATGACGGAAAACGACATCGCCGAAACGATCCGGGGGTTCGCTCAAGCGGCGGCGGATGCCAAGGCGCTGGGGTTTCATGCGGTCGAGATTCATGGAGCGCACGGCTATCTGATTGACCAGTTCTTTTGGCATCCCACCAATCGGCGCACGGACGGTTACGGAGGCCAAAGTTTGGCGGAGCGCACGCGCTTCGCCGCGGAACTGATTCGCGCCGTCCGCAAAGCCGTGGGGCCGGACTTTGCGATCAGCCTTCGTGTCTCGCAATGGAAACTGCAAGATTATGCCGCAAAGCTCGCGACGACGCCCCGAGAGATGGAGGCGTGGCTGGTTCCGTTGGCGGAAGCGGGCGTTGACCTCTTCCATTGTTCGCAGCGGCGGTTCTGGGAACCCGAGTTCGTCGGCTCCGATTTGAATTTTGCCGGTTGGGCCAAAAGGCTAACTGGAAAAGCAACCATCACGGTAGGCTCAATAGGGCTCTCAGGAGACTTTTTGGCCGCCTTCCAGGGAGAATCATCGACGCCCAGCTCTTTGGAGGAACTCTACCGGCGTTTCGACCGCGGGGATTTTGACTTGGTGGCCGTGGGCCGCGCTCTGCTCGCCGACGCAGGGTGGGCCCGGAAAAACCGCGAAGGGCGCTCTTCCGAATTGATCGGGTTCAGCAAGGAGGCTCTCGCCACTCTTTCGTAATCCTCATGCGGCGCCCCTTGCGAGGGGTCGGCAGATCGGGGTGCATCGAATACCTCAAAATCATGTAGTGCGCAGAACTCGGCCATTCCCCGCCTGGAATATCCTGAGGACTTGGCCGGGACTGCCGTGCCGCGTGGCCGGCATCCGGGGCCGCCGCTGCGCGTATTGGCGCCGCCGGAGATCACGCTGATCGAAATCGAAGCGGCGGATGTTGGCTGGAGATCGCGGGAGGCCCGCTGGAGTCAAGTGGATGCCCCTCTGTCCGATAACGAGGAGAATAAATGATGAACGGCGTACTCTTTCTGTGTACGTTGGCGGGTGTTCTGGCATTCGCTGGCTGCTCACTGGCGCCCCGACATGAAACCCCGCCGCTGCCGGTCGCCTCGGCGTATCCCGCCGATACAAGGAGTCAGCCCGGTGCAATGTCCGCAGGCCCCATCGCCGCCGATATCGCCTGGCGCGACTATTTCGCCGATCCATTCCTCCAGGAGTTGATCGCGCAGGCGATGGAGAACAGCCGCGACTTGAAGAGCGCGGTGTTGCGCGTTGCGGAAGCCAGGGCTGCTTTCGGCATTCAGCGCGCCGACCAGTTTCCGACCCTTGCGGCCGGCATCGATGGAAGCCGCGTGCGCACCCCGGCGGATCTCAGTCCAACAGGACGGGCGCTGATCGGCAGCCAGTATCAGGTGAGCGTGGGGCTGGCCGCCTGGGAGCTCGATTTCTGGGGCCGGGTGCGCAATCTCAAGGATGCGGCGCTGGAAACCTATCTCGGCACGGATGAGGCGCGTCGCGCCGCCACGGTCGGCCTGATTGCCCAGGTCGCAGACACATATCTTGGGCTGCGGGAACTGGAAGAGCGCATCGCGCTGGCCGGTCAGACCATTGCCACCCGCGAGGAATCGTATCGCATCTTCAGCCGGCGTTTCGAGGTCGGCGCGATCTCGCGGATGGATCTGGTGCAGGTGGAAACGCTGCTGTACCAGGCGCAAACCCTGGCGGCGCAACTCGAACAGGCGCGTGCGGCTCAAGCGCATGCGCTGACCTTGCTGGTGGGTGCTCCGATTTCCCCACTGCCGGAGAATGTGCACGTCGACGATGGGGCCGGATTGCGTGATCTACGCGTCGGCCTGCCTTCGGATCTGCTGCTGCAGCGTCCCGACATCGTTGCCGCCGAGCATCAGCTGCGCGCCGCCCAGGCCAATATCGGCGCGGCGCGAGCGGCCTTTTTCCCGCGCATTACGCTGACCGGTTTTTTCGGCACGGCCAGCGCCGAGCTGGATGGCCTGTTCCATCCGGGTAGTCGCGCCTGGAATTTTCTGCCAAGCCTGTCCCTGCCGATTTTCGATGGCGGTCGCAATCGCGCCGGCCTCGATCTGGCCGAAGTGCGTCGCGACCTCGCTGTAGCGAATTACGAGAAGACCGTGCAAACGGCCTTTCGCGAGGTATCGGACGCCTTGTCGGCACGCCACTGGCTTGTCGAGCAGGTGCGTATTTCGCAGGCCACGCTCGCGGCTCAGGCCGAACGTGCGCGTTTGGCGCAATTGCGTTACGACAATGGCGGCGCGCCTTATTTCGAAGTCCTGGATGCCCAGCGTGATTTGCTCGCCGCCGAACAGCAATTGGTGCAAACACGCCGCGCACTGCTGTCGAGCCGCATCAGCCTGTATGCCGCCCTGGGCGGCGGCTCGATGAATCATGTTTCGATCCCCGCCCGCGACACCACTAACCCCGAACGAGGCAGGAGCACCCCATGAACTCCACACTGCAGAAATTGAAGAAATGGCTGATCCCGGCCGCGGTCGTCGTGGTCCTCGCAGTGGTCGCTCTGGTGGCTTGGCAAATGCTGCGCCCCAAAGGTCCAGGCGAGGGCTTTGTCAGCGGCAATGGCCGCATCGAGGCGACCGAAATCGACGTTGCCACCAAATACGCAGGCCGCGTAGTCGATATCTCCGCCCGTGAGGGCGACTTCGTGAAGGCAGGTCAGGTGCTGGTGCAGATGCAGATCGATGTGCTCAACGCCCAGCGCGATGAGGCGCGAGCCCAGCAACAGCAGGCAGTAACCGCCGTAGCCAGCGCTGAAGCTCAGGTCAAGATGCGCGAGAGCGATGCGGCAGCCGTCCAGGCCGTGGTGGTTCAGCGCGAGAGCGATCTTGATAACGCCAAGCGTCGCCTGGTCCGTTCGCAAACCCTGTCGCGCGAAGGTGCGACGTCCATCCAGCAACTCGACGACGATCAGGCGGCGGTGCGCAGCGCCGGAGCGGCGCTGGTCGCGGCCAAAGCCCAGGTGACAGCCGCCCAGGCAGCCATTGCCGCGGCCAAGTCTCAGGTCACCGGTGCGCGTTCCACGGTCACGGCCGCCGCCGCGACTGTCACCCGCATCGAGGCCGACATTGCCGACAGTCAGCTCAAGGCGCCGCGCGATGGCCGCGTGCAGTACCGCGTTGCCCAGCCCGGCGAAGTGATCAGCGGGGGTGGCAAGGTGCTCAACATGGTGGACTTGAGCGATGTCTACATGACCTTTTTTCTGCCGGAAACGGCGGTCGGCAAGGTGGCGCTGGGCAGCGCGGTGCGCATCGTGCTCGATGCCGCACCCGGCTACGTCATTCCCGCCAAGGTGTCTTTCGTCGCCAGTGTCGCGCAATTCACGCCCAAGACGGTGGAAACCGCCAGCGAGCGGCAAAAACTCATGTTCCGGGTGAAAGCGCGCATTGACCCGGAACTGCTGGAAAAATATTTGAAACAGATCAAGACCGGTCTGCCCGGGGTTGCTTGGCTCAAGCTGGATGCCCAGGCCGAGTGGCCGCAATCGCTGACGGTGAAGGTAACTGAGTGACACTGGCCAACCATGGCGATGCGCCCGTTGCCCGCCTTGCCGGCGTCGGTTTGCGCTACGGCAAGACGCTGGCGCTGGACGCAGTTGATCTGGAGGTTCCTGTCGGTCGCATGGTGGGCCTGATCGGCCCGGATGGTGTCGGCAAGTCCAGCCTGCTGGCGTTGATTTCGGGCGCGCGCGCGGTGCAGCAGGGGCAGGTGGAGGTGCTGGGCGGCGACATGCGTGCGGCGCGCCACCGCAACCGGGTCTGCCCCGCCATTGCCTACATGCCGCAAGGCTTGGGCAAGAATCTTTACCCGGCCTTGTCGGTCGAGGACAACCTGCAGTTTTTCGGCCGCCTGTTCGGCCACGATGCGGGTGAGCGGCGGCGGCGCATCGATGAACTGACGAGGACGATCGGACTTTATCCCTTTCTCGACCGTCCGGCGGGCAAACTGTCGGGTGGCATGAAGCAGAAACTGGGACTGTGCTGTGCCCTGATTCACGATCCGGATTTGCTCATCCTCGATGAGCCCACCACCGGGGTCGATCCGCTGGCGCGCAGTCAGTTCTGGGCGCTGATTGCCCATATCCGGCAGGAGCGCCCGGGCATGAGCGTGATGGTGGCCACCGCCTACATGGAGGAGGCCGAGCGCTTCGACTGGCTGGTGGCGATGGACGGGGGCCGGATTCTCGCCACCGGGTCGCCCAGGGAGTTGCACGAACGCACCGGCACCGCGGCGCTGGAGGCGGCCTTCATCGCGCTGCTGCCCGAAGAAAAGAAACGCGGGCACAAGGCCGTCGTGGTGCCGCCATTTTCCGACGGCGAGGATGTCGCCATCGAAGCGCGCGACCTGACCATGCGCTTCGGCGATTTCACGGCGGTCGATCATGTCGGCTTCCGCATCCTTCGCGGCGAGATTTTCGGCTTCCTCGGCTCCAACGGCTGCGGCAAGACCACCACCATGAAGATGCTCACCGGCCTCTTGCCGCCTACCGAGGGCGAAGCCTGCCTGTTCGGGCGGAAAGTGGACGCCCGCGACATCGCAACGCGGCGGCGTGTCGGCTATATGTCGCAGGCGTTTTCGTTGTACTCCGAACTCAGCGTCGAGCAAAACCTGGTGCTGCATGCGCGCCTGTTCAGCGTGCCGGAGCCGGCGATCCCGACGCGGGTAAGCGAACTGATGGCCCGTTTCGAGCTGGACGGCGTGCCCAACGCCATGCCCGAAAAATTGCCGCTCGGCATGCGCCAGCGCCTGTCGCTGGCGGTAGCGCTGGTGCATGCGCCGGAACTGCTGATTCTGGATGAGCCGACTTCGGGCGTGGACCCGGTGGCACGCGATGCCTTCTGGCAGTTCCTTGTTGATCTGTCACGCAATGACAAGGTGACGATCTTCATATCGACCCACTTCATGAATGAGGCCGAGCGCTGCGACCGCATTTCGCTGATGAATGACGGGCAGGTGCTGGCCAGCGATGCGCCGGGGGAGATTGTCAAAAAGCGCGGCGCCGAAACCCTGGAAGAAGCGTTTATCGCCTATTTGAAGGACGCGGACCCTGTCGATGCGGAGGCGAACCCCGAAACTACGGCCAAAGCGCCTGTTTCCGCCGCTCCTCAAGGCAAGTCAGCGCACCCGCGCGTGCGCCACCGCGCCTTCAGTTTTTCGCGCGCCGTCGCGTACACCCTGCGCGAGGAGCTGGAACTGCGGCGTGACCCGGTGCGCCTGGTGATGGCGTTGTTCGGCAGCCTGATCCTGATGCTTATCATGGGGTACGGCATCACCATGGATGTGAACGATCTCAGATACGCCGTGCTTGACCGCGATCAGACCACGCTCAGCCAGAACTACGCCTTGAACCTCTCGGGCTCGCGTTATTTCGTCGAGCATCCGCCGATCACCGACTATGCCGACCTCGACCGGCGCATGCGCAGCGGCGAACTGTCGCTGGCCATCGAAATCCCGTCGGGTTTCGCGCGCGACGTGCAGCGCGGCGCCCCGGTGCAGATCGGCGCCTGGATCGACGGCGCGATGCCGCAACGAGCCGAAACCGTGCAGGGCTATGTGCAGGGGATGCACCAGAGCTGGCTGATCGATAGGGCGAAAACCCGCTACGGCCAGGATATTTCCACCGGCGCCGCCACCATCGAAACACGCTTCCGCTACAACCCGGACGTAAAAAGCCTGCCCTCCATGGTGCCGGCGGTCATTCCCATGCTGCTGCTGATGATTCCCGCCATGTTGACCGCGCTGTCGGTGGTGCGAGAAAAGGAGCTGGGCTCGATCATCAACCTCTACGTCACTCCAGTGACCCGCAGCGAATTCCTGGTCGGCAAGCAACTGCCGTACATCGTGCTGGCCATGCTCAATTTTCTGCTGATGAGCCTGCTGGCCGTGACCCTGTTCGACGTTCCGGTGAAAG from bacterium carries:
- a CDS encoding SDR family oxidoreductase, producing MGTLDILVNNAGTIRPTPFWEISPEQFEQTIRTHLFGTFYHMQEALKRFMMPRKFGKIINLAAPAALRGSFGVADYASAKGGIIALTRNAAKELVSFNIQVNAVVPVAETRMTVALSGYYAKQFGMEEGRRLEGLPGTDRLVGTFVYFAGADSDYVTGQVLAADGGMLC
- a CDS encoding NADH:flavin oxidoreductase codes for the protein MTTHQLFQPFRLKSLELKNRIVMAPMTRSFSPGGVPGSDVADYYARRAEGDVGLIVSEGTVVNRPASSNDPDIPHFYGGNPLRGWKSVIDKVRVAGGVMAPQLWHMGVVAPHDSGWMPSAPFEGPSGYVAPGKTGGVAMTENDIAETIRGFAQAAADAKALGFHAVEIHGAHGYLIDQFFWHPTNRRTDGYGGQSLAERTRFAAELIRAVRKAVGPDFAISLRVSQWKLQDYAAKLATTPREMEAWLVPLAEAGVDLFHCSQRRFWEPEFVGSDLNFAGWAKRLTGKATITVGSIGLSGDFLAAFQGESSTPSSLEELYRRFDRGDFDLVAVGRALLADAGWARKNREGRSSELIGFSKEALATLS
- a CDS encoding efflux transporter outer membrane subunit, with protein sequence MNGVLFLCTLAGVLAFAGCSLAPRHETPPLPVASAYPADTRSQPGAMSAGPIAADIAWRDYFADPFLQELIAQAMENSRDLKSAVLRVAEARAAFGIQRADQFPTLAAGIDGSRVRTPADLSPTGRALIGSQYQVSVGLAAWELDFWGRVRNLKDAALETYLGTDEARRAATVGLIAQVADTYLGLRELEERIALAGQTIATREESYRIFSRRFEVGAISRMDLVQVETLLYQAQTLAAQLEQARAAQAHALTLLVGAPISPLPENVHVDDGAGLRDLRVGLPSDLLLQRPDIVAAEHQLRAAQANIGAARAAFFPRITLTGFFGTASAELDGLFHPGSRAWNFLPSLSLPIFDGGRNRAGLDLAEVRRDLAVANYEKTVQTAFREVSDALSARHWLVEQVRISQATLAAQAERARLAQLRYDNGGAPYFEVLDAQRDLLAAEQQLVQTRRALLSSRISLYAALGGGSMNHVSIPARDTTNPERGRSTP
- a CDS encoding HlyD family secretion protein, whose protein sequence is MNSTLQKLKKWLIPAAVVVVLAVVALVAWQMLRPKGPGEGFVSGNGRIEATEIDVATKYAGRVVDISAREGDFVKAGQVLVQMQIDVLNAQRDEARAQQQQAVTAVASAEAQVKMRESDAAAVQAVVVQRESDLDNAKRRLVRSQTLSREGATSIQQLDDDQAAVRSAGAALVAAKAQVTAAQAAIAAAKSQVTGARSTVTAAAATVTRIEADIADSQLKAPRDGRVQYRVAQPGEVISGGGKVLNMVDLSDVYMTFFLPETAVGKVALGSAVRIVLDAAPGYVIPAKVSFVASVAQFTPKTVETASERQKLMFRVKARIDPELLEKYLKQIKTGLPGVAWLKLDAQAEWPQSLTVKVTE
- the rbbA gene encoding ribosome-associated ATPase/putative transporter RbbA, which translates into the protein MTLANHGDAPVARLAGVGLRYGKTLALDAVDLEVPVGRMVGLIGPDGVGKSSLLALISGARAVQQGQVEVLGGDMRAARHRNRVCPAIAYMPQGLGKNLYPALSVEDNLQFFGRLFGHDAGERRRRIDELTRTIGLYPFLDRPAGKLSGGMKQKLGLCCALIHDPDLLILDEPTTGVDPLARSQFWALIAHIRQERPGMSVMVATAYMEEAERFDWLVAMDGGRILATGSPRELHERTGTAALEAAFIALLPEEKKRGHKAVVVPPFSDGEDVAIEARDLTMRFGDFTAVDHVGFRILRGEIFGFLGSNGCGKTTTMKMLTGLLPPTEGEACLFGRKVDARDIATRRRVGYMSQAFSLYSELSVEQNLVLHARLFSVPEPAIPTRVSELMARFELDGVPNAMPEKLPLGMRQRLSLAVALVHAPELLILDEPTSGVDPVARDAFWQFLVDLSRNDKVTIFISTHFMNEAERCDRISLMNDGQVLASDAPGEIVKKRGAETLEEAFIAYLKDADPVDAEANPETTAKAPVSAAPQGKSAHPRVRHRAFSFSRAVAYTLREELELRRDPVRLVMALFGSLILMLIMGYGITMDVNDLRYAVLDRDQTTLSQNYALNLSGSRYFVEHPPITDYADLDRRMRSGELSLAIEIPSGFARDVQRGAPVQIGAWIDGAMPQRAETVQGYVQGMHQSWLIDRAKTRYGQDISTGAATIETRFRYNPDVKSLPSMVPAVIPMLLLMIPAMLTALSVVREKELGSIINLYVTPVTRSEFLVGKQLPYIVLAMLNFLLMSLLAVTLFDVPVKGSFMTLLLATLIFVGFSTGFGLFASTFTHSQIAAMFFAMIGTMLPAIQFAGMINPVSSLEGVGRVIGDIYPAAHYITISRGVFNKALGMADLQAAFAPMALAALVILGLSIALLKKQEK